The DNA sequence GCCTGCTGGAAGCCAGTCTGCTTCCCAGTACAAAGTGGAGCAGAGCAAGACCGTAACCAGCTCTGGTTGTCACAGCCTGTGGCATGGCCATGTCACCAAGCAAGGTGTGACCCAGACCAGGATGGTTTTACACTGCCCAAGGAGAGCAAGCACCAGGTCCAGAATGTGACCGTGAAATTTTAATTAGTGTTGCTaaggcaaaaaggaaagaacagCTGTTGATGTTGGAATGTGTGCTGTTAGTTCAGCAGTCTCCTCTCTTAAATAATTCAGTTTTAGCAGCTGCAGATGCTCTGATTAATTGGAAAGGCTGGGTAGCTCAGGATGCTGCAGAAGCTGTTTGATCTCTGAGGCTGGGCATGGAATGAAAGGAAGACTTCTTTAAGCGGGCACTGAAAGGTGAGCACTACTTCCTATGTCACTGCTACTTTTTCCTAACAAACCACGGAGCCAAGTTCACCttctgagctgctgcagtgtcTCTGTGAGTTTGCATCTGTCCTGAGCTCACCTGCTCTGACCATAATGCATCCTTTGTAGTCCTGAAGGCCATGAAGCTGAAAACTCTCATGAGCAGGAATCCtcctgttcccttccctggaagATAAGCTACTCAATCAACATCAGTAAGCTGGGAACTGCTGGGTGCACCTGAAGCAGCTCTGACCTGCACTCTCCATTTatgcccaggtgccctcacactgccagggctgtttcCTAAAGCAGCCAccagctgtcagcagcagcttgCAGCCACTAAGACCCTGAGGCCAAAGCTGTTCCCCAAGAAACATGTCCTAGCAAGTCCATTTCCACAGCCAGCTGTACTGGGAACAGCTGATATAGATATTTGCCCATGATAACCATCAGGCTTACAAGTGCTTGGCAGTATGCTCACCCTGTGGAAGTTTTTCAGTTTGGGAGGAGGGCTGTCCCGGAGTCTCTTCATTGCCTGGACTGGAGAATCACTGAAGTAGGGGGGTTCTCCATCTACCATCTCTATGACCATGATCCCCAGGGACCAGATATCCACCTGTGGGAGACAATGTCATAGCAATACACACACTCCAGAGGAGCAGGTCTTTGTTTAGCTGCTTTCACAAAGACCACAACACCCCACTCATGACAAATGGCACTGAGAGTCCAACACTGATGCCCTTAATGCTTTTGGGCTCCTTACAGAAGTTTAACAAAGTCAATTTTGCACCCAGGACTGAGCCGTGCTGGTGTTGCAACATGTAAAGGTGTGCAAGTAACTGCCTGTACCTGGCTGGATGGTAAACAAAACTAGTCAGTCTGCTGCCACCTGCCCAGAACTCCAGAGCTCCCATGTCTGCTTTCCTGAGGTGAGCCTCTCAGAGCCCACATGTCCCCCCCTCCATCACCTTTATGGAACTGATTTACTGATCCCTATAATGTCACAGGCTGCTCCTCACATCGGTCCACAGCAGACACAAGTCCAGGCCAAGCTTTAGGTGTAAAAATACAAATAGTTGATGCCTTGTTCCTAGAAGCAGAACAATCTGGTTTTCTACTGATTTAGGAAATATTGATGTTAACACCATCAAAGCAGTAGTCATAGTTGGGTTTATTTTCTAAATAGAATCTAGAGACTTCCTAGAAAAGCCAATAGCTATTTTGTGACACTTCAGACTGTTACTTGCTCTCCTGCTATTAGGGAGGTGGTCCCTTACCTCGGTGGTGTATGGTATCCTTGCAATGACTTCTGGAGCCATCCAATAAGGAGTACCCACCAGGGATTTTCTTTTAGGTACATCTTTACTGATCTGAGCACAGAAGCCAAAATCAGAGAGTTTGACCTGTACAAAGAGAAAAGCAACCAACCTTAAAAATAAGCCTTAAACAACACAGAGGGAAATGCTACAGACAAAAAGAGTAAAAGGACaaggggaaaacaagggatTGGGAGCAGAAAGGAAGTAAGAGacagaagctgcagcagcacaagacAGGAAACAATTTGTCTGAGGAAACACACCCTGCCATCCAACGTCAGAAGGATGGAGTCGCTCTTGATGTCTCGGTGAATGACCCCCTGAGAGTGGAGATAGGTCAGGGCCTGCAGCACCGACTCACACACTGTGGCAATCTGCTCCTCGTTCAGCCTGCAATTACAGACAGGGCACTTAAACTGTGCAGAGCACAGCGCTCCTCACAGGGGCACAGGGGTTGAAACACAGATACTTTGGTTCCCTGTGACAATCACCATCTCACCATCACCATTCTTCCACGTCTGTTACACtgaggaaaacattttttactTGAGGCTTGACAACTTTAAAGTTTTCATAGGTATAATATCGAGAAATTGCACTTCGAGCTCTGTACCTAAATTCATCCTGCAAGATGCTGTTTCAAGCAGTTCTGacaggcagcagtgctgcttgATGCCAAGGTGCTGCAGTAACTGGTGAGACAGCTTTTTTTAAGCAAACACAGTAAAGACATTATTCACAAGGCTTATTGTGCAACTGTATCCACAAAACATCCAAATGCATAATTCGACAGTGAATATAGGGATCCTTTAGGAGCCTTTAGGTGTTTGCAGACACCTGGGGTACACTCACACATAGCTAAAGATAGCACAGGCTACAAGCAGGGAAGGCACTACTGATTTCTACCACTGTTAGCACACGGAAATGAGCCCCAAGAAGCCCCTCTTTAGAAGCTGTTGCTAGAACAGCAATACAGAAACCTTCACAACCAAGTGAAAATGGTAGAAATGAAAATTCTCTCCTGtacctggggacagtgacagctcTGCATGTTTACACTGAGCAATGCTAGAAGCAAATGATTTCAAAGAATAGATGAAGTACCAATTTGAGTACTGTGGATTCTCAGCCTATCTCTAGCAGTTGTTCTGAACAACCCCTGGTTGAGGACAGAAATGAAACCTCCTCAAATTCGGATCTGCAAGTGAGCCTAAGGAGAAGAGAGCACTCAGAAGGCAGAACTGTGCAGTGAACAGTACCTTCTAAACCCATAACAATTCCTATACCATCAGCTGAGAAATCTACACTTGTGCTGCTTGTCTGGCATCCCATACCTTACTCTTCCAAACCAGGACAGCTACAAGGTTGTACCTGCACAGTGCCACACTGATGGCAACTAAATCTGAGGGATATCAGGGGGCTACTTCTGTCTTTAAAATTTAAtctgaaaagggaaagggacaaAGGCTACCTGTGGCACTTCCCAGCACACCAACCAATGCCTTTAGGAACAGTGCTTTTCCTTTCATAGTGCCTGAGCTGATCCACCTGAAAGCCCTGGGGTTCCCAAAGATCACAGGAGGTGCACTTTCACCCTGTCACGTATGCAATTTGGTTTCAGTCAAGTGACTGCATAGTGTAAAACAGATTACTGGAGGATTACCTCACTCCTGGAGATGTAAATCACTTACCCCCCTCAGCAAAAGTTTAATGACTGCAATGATGGCATTTTCCTTCCTGGGAAAAACTGATAAAGGTTTGCAGCTTACTTCTGATAAATGTTATGGTTATAACAGATCCTTCTTCCATCatgaggttaaaaaaaaaagcaatctcTAACAGGTTTAAAGGAAGCTTCTTTAAACAAATCTGGGCTGAGGTCTCACTGGTGGATATAAATACACAGACCCTTCATAAACCTCATCACTTTTTATCTGCAATCCAGTACTAGCCAAGAGCTACAGGAGTTTCATTGGCCCTGTAAGCTGTAACTGAGCACTCCTCAGAATTAAATGTTGGCTTGCAAACCCTGAGATGCCTCTGAACTCAATTCTGGAAGGGCCTGAAACGGTAAGTGTCTCCAGGGCACTCCTTCCAAGTGGGGTTGTGGAAGCTACCGAGGACAATGTGGCTCTTGATGCCTCTCAAAATTATACTTCCAAAACTCAGAACCCAACAGAGCAAGATACATGCCTTAAATCCATCAAGCAGAGTAAGATACACGCCTTAAACCCACCACAGGACCTAGGCCAAGCACATATGTGAACTAAAGGTATACTATGGTCTTTTAAAAACTGAATACAATTCGTGCTATCAATACTGCCTAACTGTAATCCAGTTAAGATCCAGAATCTTCCAAAAAGAAACTCTCATCCTACAGACCTTCTTGGTCTTCTCTCCACTGGCATTCCCTGTCCCAGTTTCCAGCCTTGCAGGACTGCTCTGAAGCAGGAGGAGGGTGCTCCAGAGTCGTGGGGAAGACACAATCACCATAACTGCATCATCAGAACACCTTCTGAGAGGGACCAGAGGCCGTCTGAGAACAACTTATTTGCCCTACAGAAATGCCTTGGGTTCTACTGAATATGAAGCAACATAGACAAGGAAACAAATTTAGGAGAGTGTCCAGTAGTTGCTATCTTTAGGCAATGAAATTTGGGAAGGAGTCCAGATCTCAAGGCTTTGCTGCACTTCTCCAGAGAAGTTAGTGAGGTTGAATTTGAGGCTAAGGTTGCACCACTGAAAACTATTTCTTTAATACTTATTCAATGAAGGTCCTGGCCGGGATTCAACAGATACAGTAAACACTTATATAAGTACTGTGTTTTACAGGGAAGGTCATCAAGGAGATGACTAGTGGGTATCTAAAGGGATCAGTACTTTAAATTAGTCCCTTCTACATCAGAAGTATTATCACATACTCAAAATTGGTAACAGTTATAAACTGTAGTAGTTTCAGGGCACTGCAAACACAAGATCTCTAAGGGAACCAATTTGTCCCAGAAATCCCCACTCTGCTGTCCTTGCTCTCCCATGTTGATGTCTGGGATTTTGCTTTATACCTGATCTGAGACACGATGTCTGTGAGGGCTCCTCCCTGCAGGAACTCCAtcagcacccagagctcttctcCCACGAGGTAGCTCTTGTACATCTCCACGACGTTGACATGTTGATAGTCCCTCATTATCACCACCTGTAAAACCACAGTGGACAAGTGACCACCACAAAATCACTCACCACACTTCATCCTATCCAACCAAGcgagcacacacagccctgcaacCGCAGCACAGAGCCTCCATCCCCCCAGCAATAGCTGGTCTTGGTATGAGCATAACACCAGTAAAAGGAAGATGATCCTGCTCTTCCCTTGCTGTTGCCACACTGATGGCTCCAGTGAGGACAGCAGAGTCCCGCTGTCTCCAGCACTCTCACCTCATTGAAGAGGAGCTCCCGGCGCTGCTGCTTCCTCAGGTCCATCATTTTCACGGCCACCTGGCGCCCCGAGTGCTTCTCCCGAGCGATGCACACGATTCCTGTGGAGCCCTCCCCAATCTTGATGTAGTtttccagcagtgccctgggatCTCCTTGGTCCACAACCATCCTGAGGGCAGCTTTGAACTGCTCGTGAGTCACAACCACAGGGTCCTCACTGGCTGgctgccccttcccagcagagtcCTGGGGCAGGTGGAGGTTGCTGGAGCTGGTCTGGGTCTGCCTGTTCCTGGGGGACCCTGCTGGGGAGGGCCGGCctggtggcactgccacagcCTTCTCTGCTGTTGGGGACTTCTGGGGGGTCCCAGCTTCGGAGATCATCCTGGGGAACTCGGAGGCAGGTTGGTCTGGGGGGAGAGACTGGGCtttggctgcagggctgtgcgggGAACCCCACTGCTGGGGCTTGAAGAAAGCATTAGGCTTCAAGAAgaacaaagaggaaaaacaaagtgaTGGTTGGATTAACAAGCAGAGAGGTGAGGAATCAGCTCTGTGTCATCCCACTCTGCCCTAGCACACCTGGGAGCAGACTGGAGTCAAGAGCTTCAGGTTCTTGTCTCCAGGTCTGTCCAACACATGGCTTGGATGAAGATCTCCTTAGATGCAAGATCTTCAAGAATCCCTTGGGGAATGGGTGCTATGCTTTAGCGGCCTCCAAACTGAGACAGTTTAAAGGGAACATGCTTTAAGAAAACCACCAAGAcacaaaacccacagaaaaaaaccccagctgcTAAAAAGCATTCCAACCTTGCCACCAAAAATCAGGGGcaacctgtgctgcagagaatttGAAAATCCTTTATCCCTCCATGCCTCTGATCTTCCTTTGTATAAAAGGAAAGGGGATTCATGCCAAGGCTGTAAATCACTTTGAAGTTTTGGCCTAATTCCCTTTGGGTAATTACACTCTGCCTACTGAAAACACTCTCTGCACTTTCCACTGGTACCTGCAGAGCATTCCTGTCGATCAAGCATGGAATTAGCTCTCCACTTTGGGAAAAGCACCAGGCACCAGGACAGCTGGAGGCAGTCAACACAAGACTCCTGCTACACAGAGCCACCTGCCCCCTTGCTGgcttaaaactgacctgcagtGCATTTGGATTAGCAATGCTCGAGGTTTTTGGAGACCTCCCACTCAAATGACAAGCAGGCCCAACCCTAATTAGTGTAGGAGATGTAGTAAGATCACAGCCTGTGGGAATGTGGCTTCAGGATATGCATTCCCATGCCAGGAAGGATAAACACTGTCGTGCTAATACTCACCCTGGAAATGTTGATTAATTAAAATCAACAACATTTAGCAGGTGAGGTACAAAATACATTATATACGTACATATGTATATGTAAAATATACATagtatatgtatataaatacatGCAAAATAATAGTAGATCTGTCAAAGAAGCAACTTCAGAAAGAGCAAACCCATCATTTATATTATAGGGCAAAACAGAAACTTCAAagcaaaaagctttttctttctcacaaTTCAGAGAGATTATTAATAAAGTTAATAATATGGGCATGGGAACTGAAAACTGCCAATCGAGAATTTTTTACAAGAGCACTCATTTTCCCTGTCTCAGACAGGGAATAATTGTGTAGGATTTAATTCTATGCACTTTGGGTTTTAATCAAGGATTTTTGTCAAGAGCAGAATCTGCATAAGCCTCACACACAGAGAGGCCCTGGAAAACACGACTGAGCAGCATCAGGGCACAGCACAAACACAACTGCCTGTCAGGAGCTCCTTCCTCCCCTACACCAGCTCCACCCCTGCAGTCCTGTGCTGACATGCTCACAGCAACACAGAATTTACTTCCCAAATCTTGTTTTGtctcagaagagagaaaaaaacccacgtTTTACATAACCCAGAGCATGCAGAAGGGCACACAACATGCATGCAAGCTCACACATGTTTGCTTAACCACATATAAGTcttatttcctgctcctgtaATCTGACAGTCCCCATGTACCTGTTCTCTGTCTTGGGACATTTTGAGGTGTCACTGGTTCTACCACTCCTTCCCTTCATAAGGAAGGTGCATTCAAACTTACCATGGTGCTTTTCAAGGCACCACCTTTTCACTCCAGCCAGCTACCCAGCCAAGTGGTGGATgctccatctctggaagtgttcaagaccaggctggagcagcctggtctagtggaaggtgtccctgcccatggtaggggGTGGAACCCAATGGACACTGAGGTCTCTGCCAatccaaaccagtctgggattccatgattcaGTTATATTATTGTTCCTTTAATCTGCAGTTACACATTTCTTACACATCATCAGCTCCATCAGAGCAGGAGACCCAGGTTTTCATGATCAGAGGCTGGTAAGAACATCTTAGATAAACAACTATGGCACAGATCCCTCACTGGATCTGTGGGAGATAGATTAGTCCTAAAGGTCTGCCCTGTTCCTCTCCTCTGACAACCACTGGAGCTCACACAATCCCAAGCACATTCACTGGGCTGGCAACTTCTGGTCCTGCTCCTGGAAGTGCTGAGCATGGCAAAGACACTCTGGGGAAGAAAGAAGTGGCCAGTTCTAGGTACTCAGGGGACAGGCCTCGAAGCAATTTAAATCAGCCCAGAGTCACTGAGACAGCAATAAGTGCACTTTGTGTTACACAAGGACCGCATTCTTTCAAAATCCTCTCCCTTGGAAAGAAAAGCCACTGTGCTCAAAGCCTTGAGCCTGGATCCTTACACAAACTGCAAGAAACTGGACTGGAGACATCTCCTCCCTGCAACACCCTTCAGTacagtcaggctggtttggaCAGTGGTTCCTGTCATCATCCTCCCAGTTCAGAGCTGTTGGGAATCAGCCAGGCCCAGCATCACCTTTGAAGCCATGCACAGAAGACAGATGCTGGGTCAGCCCagaatggaaaagaagcaaTGGTTGCATTTCCTATCCAGTACCAGGAACCAGAGATTTTCAGTTTAACAAGAAATGAGTCATCCATTCAGGACAGCTTTCCTGGGGGAGCTGTAGCTATGAGCCTTTACAAAATCCAACAGTCTGACTTCCTGTGTGACAGCACCGTGGGTGCTGCTGCAAACCCTGCTGCTGTAGTGGCCTGGCAGATAGAGCTATAACCAACACACTCCCCCAAGTTAGTTCTGGTTTACACAGGCAGAAAAATACTGTGCTAATGCAAATCGTGGCAATTTCCCAAATGGCAAAGGCTTTTTGGGGCCAGCAGAATGGCATTGCAGCTATGCCTTTACCTCACAGAAGGCAGTGACTAAGACCCCTCGTCCTTCCCAGCCCACGCTCCTGCAGCTCCGCCAAACCTTCTGCTGGAGATCTGGCTGCCATCCTGAGCTGTGCCTTGCAGCATCTCGTGGAGCTCAGGCGGACCACACATTTCCTCTGCTCAGGACTATTTAATTCCAACATTAATCATAACAAGAACAGATGGTTACCCGATGTTTGCAATTAAATTGGCTGTATATGTAACCTCTGGAACTGTAAAGTCAACACTGCAGTCCAGTGAATAACTCCTACCTTGATCTGCAGGGGAGGGCCCGGCTTGTTTGAGGTGCTGGACGAGGGGAACACGCTGCGCAGGAGCCTCCTCTTGAGGCTGTTCTCCCGCGATTTGGAGTTGGGGCTGCCCTCCCCCGAGGGCCTGGCGCTGGGCTGGCGCTGAAGCCAGCCCTCCTCCGGGCTCCTCATGGCCGTGTCGCTGTCCCCTGGCACAGCGGGCACGTGCTGCAGCCCAGAGATGCGCTGCACGCAGCTGCCATCGGCGCCCTGGAACTCCGAGGGCCCCAGGGACTGGGCTTTTGTCACCATGCCGTTGGGATGAGATTGCCCTTCCAGGCGGGGCTTGTAATCCGGCCACATGGTCTGCCTCCGGGCCACCTTGGACCCACCATTGCAGTTGAGGTAGTTCCCATACTTGTCTGCCCAGTCTCCTTCAGGACTCTGAAGGTACATGTCTGGGGGTCTCTCATCTCCCAGGAGCCCAAGGGACTGGGCTCTCCTCCTGCTGGTGGGGCTTCTGCCTCTCAGAGTGTTCGAGCTGATGGCAGAAAGCTTCTGGATGTCATTGAGCAACCCAGAGATGTAGCCTTCCACTTCCACAGTGCTGCCCCGCACCACGGTCTGGGAAACACAGGCAAGGTAAGAAACAAGTCAGTGTTGTAAGAATCAAGGCTCAATTTGTCTTACCAAAGGTTAGATTTTGTACATATAGCCAAAGACAACTCAAGGAATTCAGGAAAAATTACcaatttttgtcttttgtttcaATGTCCTTTACTGAGGGAAAATAAAAGTCCTTGGGTTACATCCCGCtgtcagagcagcagtgctgtcagcCAGAACAGTCAATTCTGCTGTTGTGCTCACATTCTAAAAGACTAAGTTAGAGCAAAACTGGGATATTTCAACACTCCTGGCTTTCTTGTGCTGAAACTGTGTGACACTACATACATCACTAATGCTCTCACCGAGCTCCTGAAATATTAGTTCTCAGAAGCTCCAGCATGCTGCAAGCTCCATTTGCAAAACTCACCTTTGCTGTGCCAACACAAGGTTCATCTCTCCCCTGAAGCACTCTCAATAGCGTTGTAATCAGCGTCCCTCAGTCTGCTTCTCTACAATTTCAGCTAATACATCCCAATCCTGACCACTGCAGACTGTGCTGTTCCAACTCTGCCTCCCTGCTCTACTCTGCCAAGCTATTATAATTAAAAATGATGAACAAAGGGTCACAGCAGCTCACAACTGCCCTGTAAGCAAACACTGAAGAACAAGGCTTCCATCCAAACAGGCACCAGCTCTGTACAGTAGGACAACCTGAAGCTGTTGGTATATTAGGTAGTGTTCTACCTTGTTTTTTTCTAGAACTGAAAAGCTTCTTTAGCTTTTCTAGTGCTGGGAACCAAAAGGTTTCATTTCTCCACAGAAATTTGCAGCACAGGATCACTCCTACACTTTCCTGAACCTCTGCTGGAGGAAAGTCCTTCCCTGGAGTGAAAGCAATCTTCTGTTTGCTAACTGAGCTCCAGGGATCTTCTAAACATGCTGAATTAATTACACTGAGACTAATACTTAGCTGGTGCAACACAGTAGCTCCAGTAATTTCAACAGAACACCACCACAGTGCACAAACGAGCACCTGGTTTGCTCAGTGTCTGAGAACGAAAGGCAGAACAGAAGATTTTTGTTCAACAGGGTGAAGAAAGGACAACTCAACTCACTCCATGGCgcacacagcagctgcagctggaaattCTGGTCTTCACTCCTACTCTCtcaccacacacacaccccttcctccacagcccagctgctgtcaCGGAACAATCTGCTGGGGACACAAACTTTTTGTCCAAAATTGACAAAAGTGATTCCAGAAAGACATGGGTATTCTCAAAATAAGAAGGCTCCAACAACATGCTATGGCCTCTCCAGAAAATCCCCTGCAGTGCTCTTCTCCCCTTCTAGCTAAAACTCCCTAGAATTAGACTCAGGTCACTCCCATGAAGTCAGACCTAGCCCCAGCAGACAGGGAAGATGGGAGTTAATCTTGCTTTGCTGCTATGTTTAAGCATTGCATCAGATTAATGAGGAAACATC is a window from the Zonotrichia albicollis isolate bZonAlb1 chromosome 6, bZonAlb1.hap1, whole genome shotgun sequence genome containing:
- the PAK6 gene encoding serine/threonine-protein kinase PAK 6, producing MFRKKKKKRPEISAPQNFEHRVHTSFDPKEGKFVGLPPQWQNILDTLRRPKPVVDPSRITRMQLQPMKTVVRGSTVEVEGYISGLLNDIQKLSAISSNTLRGRSPTSRRRAQSLGLLGDERPPDMYLQSPEGDWADKYGNYLNCNGGSKVARRQTMWPDYKPRLEGQSHPNGMVTKAQSLGPSEFQGADGSCVQRISGLQHVPAVPGDSDTAMRSPEEGWLQRQPSARPSGEGSPNSKSRENSLKRRLLRSVFPSSSTSNKPGPPLQIKPNAFFKPQQWGSPHSPAAKAQSLPPDQPASEFPRMISEAGTPQKSPTAEKAVAVPPGRPSPAGSPRNRQTQTSSSNLHLPQDSAGKGQPASEDPVVVTHEQFKAALRMVVDQGDPRALLENYIKIGEGSTGIVCIAREKHSGRQVAVKMMDLRKQQRRELLFNEVVIMRDYQHVNVVEMYKSYLVGEELWVLMEFLQGGALTDIVSQIRLNEEQIATVCESVLQALTYLHSQGVIHRDIKSDSILLTLDGRVKLSDFGFCAQISKDVPKRKSLVGTPYWMAPEVIARIPYTTEVDIWSLGIMVIEMVDGEPPYFSDSPVQAMKRLRDSPPPKLKNFHRTSPVLRDFLERMLTRDPLERATAQELLDHPFLLQTGLPECLVPLIQQYRKRTSTC